A genomic stretch from Corynebacterium terpenotabidum Y-11 includes:
- a CDS encoding sigma-70 family RNA polymerase sigma factor, with the protein MSNTTTRNAAKTADKDILDTASSDEDRVDEIDALGAPEEDQNAADDAADDAGETEDADADTAATQEDDRARDKGRRRGNNENPSADLVRVYLNGIGKTALLTAEDEVELSKRIEAGLYAEHLLDNGEKLTRARKRDLKILAREGRAARTHLLEANLRLVVSLAKRYTGRGMPLLDLIQEGNLGLIRAMEKFDYAKGFKFSTYATWWIRQAITRGMADQSRTIRLPVHLVEQVNKLSRIKREMYQHLGREATNEELAEESGIDESKIETLLKQSRDPVSLDMPVGSDEEAPLGDFIEDSDSSDAEAAVVASLRHSDVRAVLDTLEEREQDVIKLRYGLDDGMPRTLDQIGRSFGLSRERVRQIEREVMAKLREGDRADKLREYAV; encoded by the coding sequence ATGAGCAACACCACCACACGGAACGCCGCGAAAACGGCAGACAAGGACATCCTGGACACCGCCAGTTCCGACGAGGACCGGGTCGACGAGATCGACGCCCTCGGCGCGCCCGAGGAGGACCAGAACGCCGCTGATGACGCCGCTGATGACGCCGGAGAGACAGAGGACGCCGACGCGGACACCGCTGCGACACAAGAGGACGACCGGGCCCGTGACAAGGGTCGGCGTCGGGGGAACAACGAGAATCCCTCGGCCGACCTGGTGCGCGTCTACCTCAACGGGATCGGCAAGACCGCCCTGCTGACCGCCGAGGACGAGGTGGAGCTGTCCAAGCGGATCGAGGCCGGGCTCTACGCCGAGCATCTGCTCGACAACGGCGAGAAGCTCACCCGAGCACGGAAGCGGGATCTGAAGATCCTCGCGCGCGAGGGCCGCGCAGCGCGGACCCACCTTCTGGAGGCGAACCTGCGCCTCGTGGTTTCCCTGGCCAAGCGTTACACCGGTCGTGGGATGCCCCTGCTGGACCTGATCCAGGAAGGCAACCTGGGACTGATCCGCGCCATGGAGAAGTTCGACTACGCCAAGGGCTTCAAGTTCTCGACCTACGCCACGTGGTGGATCCGCCAGGCCATCACCCGCGGCATGGCCGACCAGTCCCGCACCATCCGACTTCCTGTTCATCTCGTCGAGCAGGTCAATAAGCTGTCCCGGATCAAGCGGGAGATGTACCAGCACCTGGGCCGGGAGGCCACGAACGAGGAGTTGGCGGAGGAATCGGGGATCGACGAATCCAAGATCGAGACCCTCCTCAAGCAGTCCCGCGACCCGGTGAGCCTGGACATGCCGGTCGGGTCCGATGAAGAGGCCCCGCTGGGCGACTTCATCGAGGACTCGGACTCCTCCGATGCCGAGGCCGCCGTCGTCGCGTCGCTCCGACACTCCGATGTCCGCGCGGTCCTCGACACCCTCGAGGAGCGGGAGCAGGACGTCATCAAGCTGCGATACGGGCTCGATGACGGGATGCCACGCACCCTCGACCAGATCGGTCGGAGTTTCGGACTGTCCCGTGAACGCGTACGGCAGATCGAGCGCGAGGTCATGGCGAAGCTGCGCGAAGGTGACCGGGCCGACAAGCTGCGCGAATACGCTGTGTGA
- a CDS encoding D-aminoacyl-tRNA deacylase: MKAVVSTVSVASVSVGGVVVGEVDADRDGAGRGALLVLVAAGREDAPDAWRTMARKIADLRLLPAPGCPWDSPRDRSAVDNVAEVLVVSQFTLLGATAKGRRPSWSAAAPGTEAEPVIDRIVTDLRSRGLRVETGCFGATMEVSSVNQGPYTVLVDA, encoded by the coding sequence GTGAAGGCGGTGGTGAGCACGGTTTCCGTAGCCTCGGTGTCCGTCGGCGGTGTCGTGGTCGGAGAGGTGGACGCCGACCGGGACGGGGCCGGACGCGGGGCACTGCTGGTTCTGGTGGCTGCCGGTCGGGAGGATGCTCCGGACGCCTGGCGGACGATGGCCCGGAAAATCGCCGATCTCCGGTTACTTCCCGCACCGGGGTGTCCGTGGGACTCTCCCCGCGACCGTTCGGCGGTCGACAACGTGGCCGAGGTCCTTGTGGTCAGCCAGTTCACGCTGCTGGGTGCGACAGCGAAAGGGCGTCGGCCGTCCTGGTCCGCGGCAGCCCCCGGCACCGAGGCAGAACCCGTCATCGACCGGATTGTCACGGATCTCCGGAGCCGGGGCCTTCGGGTGGAGACCGGGTGTTTTGGCGCGACGATGGAGGTCTCGTCGGTGAATCAAGGCCCTTATACCGTTCTCGTCGACGCTTGA
- a CDS encoding metal-dependent transcriptional regulator yields MKDLVDTTEMYLRTIFELEEEGIPPLRARIAERLEQSGPTVSQTVARMERDGLLWIADDRSLKLTEEGRAHATSVMRKHRLAERLLLDVIGLPWESVHDEACRWEHVMGDEVEKRLLDVLGDHETSPFGNPVPGLEKLGATSVAPPSDSHRASDLDLSTPTRIRVVSINEIVQVEHKIITKLGQFNIRPGAVVTVQDTPDGLSITSDSGTVTLPDELGHAIRVIVEEA; encoded by the coding sequence GTGAAGGATCTCGTCGATACCACCGAGATGTACCTCCGGACGATTTTCGAGCTGGAGGAAGAAGGCATCCCACCGCTGCGTGCCCGCATCGCCGAGCGGCTCGAGCAGTCCGGCCCCACGGTCAGCCAGACCGTCGCCCGTATGGAACGTGACGGTCTGCTCTGGATCGCCGACGACCGCTCGCTCAAGCTCACCGAAGAGGGACGAGCCCACGCCACCTCGGTCATGCGTAAGCACCGGCTCGCCGAGCGTCTCCTGCTCGACGTCATCGGGCTCCCCTGGGAATCCGTCCACGACGAGGCCTGCCGCTGGGAGCACGTCATGGGCGACGAGGTCGAGAAGCGCCTTCTCGACGTCCTCGGGGACCACGAGACCTCCCCGTTCGGTAACCCGGTTCCCGGGCTGGAGAAGCTCGGTGCCACCTCCGTGGCGCCTCCGTCGGACTCCCACCGCGCATCTGATCTGGACCTCAGCACGCCGACCCGGATCAGGGTCGTCAGCATCAATGAGATCGTTCAGGTCGAGCACAAGATCATCACGAAGCTCGGCCAGTTCAACATCCGGCCCGGGGCCGTCGTCACGGTGCAGGACACCCCGGACGGGCTGTCGATCACCTCGGACTCGGGTACCGTCACACTCCCCGACGAACTCGGACACGCCATCCGCGTCATCGTCGAGGAGGCCTGA